In Burkholderia sp. NRF60-BP8, a single window of DNA contains:
- a CDS encoding PhoH family protein yields the protein MPLPTPPSKLGSLLPPDEYKAKARPAKAAKKSAEGDASTAGDYGSASVAPPMIEAANTAAPLRAVASSVSGAASAPARGRKTKQTAALLQPLPAPVEPTAPVVARNDKPAAGKPAATPARDAGAATKSRGRKPAEAEQQKLFVLDTNVLMHDPSSLFRFEEHDVYLPMMTLEELDNHKKGMSEVARNARQVSRTLDALVADGGPISAGIPLSRLGSRDALGRLYFQTKLADIAPVEGLPEGKADNQILGVVRALQRDRPDRQVVLVSKDINMRIKAHALGLPAEDYFNDQVLEDSDLLYNGVRELPQDFWTKHAKGMESWQDTKTGTTYYRVTGPLVASMLVNEFVYLEPQNGEPTFHAIVRELNGKTALLQTLRDYSHHKNNVWGITARNREQNFALNLLMNPEIDFVTLLGQAGTGKTLVALAAGLAQVLDDKRYNEIIVTRATVPVGEDIGFLPGTEEEKMQPWMGAFDDNLEVLQKTDDAAGEWGRAATQELIRSRLKVKSMNFMRGRTFVDKYLIIDEAQNLTPKQMKTLVTRAGPGTKIVCLGNIAQIDTPYLTEGSSGLTYVVDRFKGWGHSGHVTLARGERSRLADYASDIL from the coding sequence ATGCCTTTGCCTACTCCCCCCAGCAAGCTCGGCAGCCTGCTGCCGCCCGACGAATACAAGGCGAAAGCGCGGCCCGCGAAAGCCGCGAAGAAATCCGCCGAAGGGGACGCATCCACAGCCGGTGACTATGGTTCGGCCAGCGTGGCCCCACCGATGATCGAAGCCGCGAACACGGCCGCGCCGTTGCGCGCCGTCGCGTCTTCGGTGTCCGGCGCCGCGAGCGCACCCGCGCGCGGCCGCAAGACCAAGCAGACGGCCGCCCTGCTGCAGCCGCTGCCGGCACCCGTCGAGCCCACGGCGCCGGTCGTCGCACGCAACGACAAACCGGCCGCCGGCAAACCGGCGGCCACGCCCGCGCGCGACGCCGGCGCCGCGACGAAGTCGCGCGGCCGCAAACCCGCCGAAGCCGAACAGCAGAAACTGTTCGTGCTCGACACCAACGTGCTGATGCACGACCCGAGCAGCCTCTTCCGCTTCGAGGAACACGACGTCTATCTGCCGATGATGACGCTCGAGGAACTCGACAACCACAAGAAGGGGATGTCCGAAGTCGCGCGCAATGCACGCCAGGTCAGCCGCACGCTCGACGCGCTCGTCGCCGACGGCGGCCCGATCTCGGCCGGCATTCCGCTGTCGCGCCTCGGCAGCCGCGACGCGCTCGGCCGCCTGTACTTCCAGACGAAGCTCGCCGACATCGCGCCCGTCGAAGGCCTGCCCGAAGGCAAGGCCGACAACCAGATCCTCGGCGTCGTGCGCGCGCTGCAGCGCGACCGCCCCGATCGCCAGGTCGTGCTGGTGTCGAAAGACATCAACATGCGGATCAAGGCGCACGCGCTCGGCCTGCCCGCGGAAGACTACTTCAACGACCAGGTGCTCGAGGATTCGGATCTCCTGTACAACGGCGTGCGCGAACTGCCGCAGGACTTCTGGACCAAGCACGCGAAGGGCATGGAGAGCTGGCAGGACACGAAGACGGGCACCACGTACTACCGCGTGACGGGCCCGCTCGTCGCGTCGATGCTCGTCAACGAGTTCGTCTATCTGGAGCCGCAGAACGGCGAGCCGACGTTCCACGCGATCGTCCGCGAGCTGAACGGCAAGACGGCGCTGCTGCAGACGCTGCGCGACTACAGCCACCACAAGAACAACGTGTGGGGCATCACCGCGCGCAACCGCGAGCAGAACTTCGCGCTGAACCTGCTGATGAACCCCGAGATCGACTTCGTCACGCTGCTCGGTCAGGCCGGCACCGGCAAGACGCTCGTCGCGCTCGCGGCCGGCCTCGCGCAGGTGCTCGACGACAAGCGCTACAACGAGATCATCGTGACGCGCGCGACCGTGCCCGTCGGCGAGGACATCGGTTTCCTGCCCGGCACCGAGGAAGAGAAGATGCAGCCGTGGATGGGCGCATTCGACGACAACCTCGAAGTGCTGCAGAAGACCGACGACGCGGCCGGCGAATGGGGCCGTGCCGCGACACAGGAACTGATCCGTTCGCGCCTGAAGGTGAAGAGCATGAACTTCATGCGCGGCCGCACGTTCGTCGACAAGTACCTGATCATCGACGAGGCGCAGAACCTGACGCCGAAGCAGATGAAGACGCTCGTCACGCGCGCGGGCCCCGGCACGAAGATCGTCTGCCTCGGCAACATCGCGCAGATCGACACGCCTTACCTGACCGAAGGCAGTTCGGGCCTGACCTACGTCGTCGACCGCTTCAAGGGCTGGGGCCACAGCGGCCACGTGACCCTCGCGCGCGGCGAACGCTCGCGACTCGCCGACTACGCGTCGGACATTCTGTAA
- a CDS encoding C40 family peptidase, with amino-acid sequence MLRIWVPVAVVSLLAACSSVPPQSASRSASGMKITTPRAFPAPANFPKFVDHSVGQEEISIQAMSLVGVPYRWGGNTPASGFDCSGLVRYVIGRAADVNLPRTTADMSSRGVSIEPDEIAPGDLIFFNTTGRPHSHVGIYVGKLRFVNAPSTGGTVRLDYLTNPYWAKRFDGIRRVAPPRSAPTPFDAPTYEAKRDEPRNAPAVAAAPVVVTAAAAPRQPAYAPPQARATQAPATPTTPVVTAAAVAPAAPVADPYEPPPPWMQAAQQQATSANDAMPAMTANTAPAAPAEVGTQIPTTALTAAQAAAFDAEPPPATASTPPRGIEPAPVQVWRASTQSAPISPRTGTADDPIARFANGSY; translated from the coding sequence ATGCTTCGAATCTGGGTTCCCGTCGCCGTCGTCTCCCTGCTTGCGGCCTGTTCCAGCGTGCCGCCGCAGTCGGCATCGCGTTCCGCTTCGGGCATGAAGATCACGACGCCGCGTGCATTCCCGGCGCCCGCCAATTTCCCGAAATTCGTCGACCACAGCGTCGGTCAGGAAGAAATCTCGATCCAGGCGATGAGCCTCGTCGGCGTCCCGTATCGCTGGGGCGGCAACACGCCGGCGAGCGGCTTCGACTGCAGCGGGCTCGTCCGCTACGTGATCGGCCGTGCCGCAGACGTGAACCTGCCGCGCACGACCGCCGACATGAGCAGCCGCGGCGTGTCGATCGAACCCGACGAGATCGCGCCGGGCGACCTGATCTTCTTCAATACGACCGGGCGGCCGCATTCGCACGTCGGTATCTATGTCGGCAAGCTGCGCTTCGTCAACGCGCCGTCGACGGGCGGCACCGTACGGCTCGACTACCTGACGAACCCATACTGGGCGAAGCGCTTCGACGGCATTCGCCGCGTCGCGCCGCCGCGCTCGGCCCCGACGCCATTCGATGCGCCGACCTACGAAGCCAAGCGCGACGAGCCGCGCAATGCGCCGGCGGTCGCGGCCGCTCCGGTGGTCGTGACGGCTGCCGCCGCACCGCGGCAACCCGCGTATGCGCCGCCGCAAGCGAGAGCGACGCAGGCGCCAGCCACCCCGACCACGCCGGTCGTGACGGCCGCCGCAGTTGCACCGGCAGCGCCGGTCGCCGATCCGTACGAACCGCCGCCGCCGTGGATGCAGGCGGCGCAGCAGCAAGCCACGTCGGCGAATGACGCGATGCCCGCGATGACGGCCAATACCGCACCGGCCGCCCCGGCAGAAGTCGGCACGCAGATCCCCACGACCGCGCTGACGGCTGCCCAAGCGGCCGCCTTCGATGCCGAGCCGCCGCCCGCGACCGCGTCGACGCCCCCACGCGGTATCGAGCCCGCGCCCGTGCAGGTGTGGCGAGCATCGACGCAATCCGCGCCCATCAGCCCGCGCACCGGTACGGCCGACGATCCGATCGCGCGGTTTGCGAACGGCAGTTATTGA
- a CDS encoding inorganic phosphate transporter: MHSIQLALWMVATLVLVALVFDFMNGFHDAANSIATVVSTGVLKPQQAVVFAAAFNVIAYFIFHLKVAQTVGKGTIDPEIVDHYVVFGALVGAIGWNVITWYYGIPSSSSHALIGGLVGAALAKSGWSALNIDGLLKTIAFIFISPLLGFILGSLFMLGVSWLYFRTAPSKVDRRFRRLQLLSAGLYSLGHGGNDAQKTIGIIWMLLIASGYASATADAPPAWVIGACYLSMGLGTLFGGWRIVRTMGQKITKLKPVGGFCAESGGAITLFIASFLGIPVSTTHTITGAIVGVGATQKLSAVRWGVAGNIVWAWVLTLPAAALFAAGGWWLGRQIF, from the coding sequence ATGCATTCGATACAACTCGCCCTATGGATGGTCGCGACGCTGGTGCTCGTCGCGCTCGTATTCGACTTCATGAACGGCTTTCACGACGCGGCGAACTCGATCGCCACCGTCGTGTCGACCGGCGTGCTGAAGCCCCAGCAGGCCGTGGTGTTCGCGGCCGCGTTCAACGTGATCGCGTACTTCATCTTCCACCTGAAAGTCGCGCAGACCGTCGGTAAAGGCACGATCGATCCCGAGATCGTCGACCATTACGTCGTGTTCGGCGCGCTGGTCGGCGCGATCGGCTGGAACGTGATCACGTGGTACTACGGGATTCCGTCGAGCTCGTCGCACGCGCTGATCGGCGGCCTCGTCGGCGCGGCGCTCGCGAAGTCCGGCTGGAGCGCGCTCAACATCGACGGGCTGCTGAAGACGATCGCGTTCATCTTCATTTCGCCGCTGCTCGGTTTCATCCTCGGTTCGCTGTTCATGCTCGGCGTGTCGTGGCTGTATTTCCGTACCGCGCCCAGCAAGGTCGACCGGCGCTTCCGCCGGCTGCAACTGCTGTCGGCCGGGCTGTACAGCCTCGGTCACGGCGGCAACGACGCGCAGAAGACGATCGGTATCATCTGGATGTTGCTGATCGCGAGCGGTTACGCATCGGCGACCGCCGATGCGCCGCCGGCCTGGGTGATCGGCGCGTGCTACCTGTCGATGGGCCTCGGCACGCTGTTCGGCGGCTGGCGCATCGTGCGGACGATGGGCCAGAAGATCACGAAGCTCAAGCCGGTCGGCGGTTTCTGCGCGGAAAGCGGCGGTGCGATCACGCTGTTCATCGCGTCGTTCCTCGGCATTCCGGTGTCGACCACGCACACGATCACCGGCGCGATCGTCGGTGTCGGCGCGACGCAGAAGCTGTCGGCCGTGCGCTGGGGCGTCGCCGGCAACATCGTGTGGGCGTGGGTGCTGACGCTGCCGGCGGCCGCGCTGTTTGCAGCCGGCGGGTGGTGGCTCGGACGCCAGATCTTCTGA
- a CDS encoding DUF47 domain-containing protein yields MFGRFMPTEGKFFELFNAHAKHIVSGGRELELLIDNLADAEIHKQNVQIAEKAADKLTHEAIDLLHKTFITPLDRDEIHKLITTMDDILDLMEDVATAVSLYDVQSVTSEASQLAHIVTQSAQHVQQAVGLLSDMKQSAQILKQCEEIDRWESEADRVLRAAMSKLFREEDDVKTLIKLKAIYELLEEITDKCEDVANIIEGIVLENA; encoded by the coding sequence ATGTTCGGTCGATTCATGCCCACCGAGGGCAAGTTCTTTGAACTCTTCAACGCGCACGCGAAGCACATCGTTTCCGGTGGCCGCGAGCTCGAACTGCTGATCGACAATCTCGCCGACGCCGAGATTCACAAGCAAAACGTGCAAATCGCCGAGAAGGCCGCCGACAAGCTCACGCACGAGGCGATCGATCTGTTGCACAAGACCTTCATCACGCCGCTCGATCGCGACGAGATCCACAAGCTGATCACGACGATGGACGACATCCTCGACCTGATGGAAGACGTCGCGACGGCCGTGTCGCTGTACGACGTGCAGTCCGTCACGTCCGAGGCGAGCCAGCTCGCGCACATCGTCACGCAATCGGCGCAACACGTGCAGCAGGCCGTCGGCTTGCTGTCCGACATGAAGCAGTCGGCACAGATCCTCAAGCAGTGCGAGGAAATCGACCGCTGGGAGTCGGAAGCCGATCGCGTGCTGCGCGCGGCGATGTCGAAGCTGTTCCGCGAGGAAGACGACGTGAAGACGCTCATCAAGCTGAAGGCGATCTACGAGCTGCTCGAGGAGATCACCGACAAGTGCGAGGACGTCGCGAACATCATCGAAGGCATCGTGCTGGAAAACGCCTGA
- a CDS encoding replicative DNA helicase, translating to MNAPQDPQIESLKVPPHSVEAEQSVLGGLLLDNAAWDRIADFLSQGDFYRYDHRIIYEHIGRLIAATRPADVVTVYEALTTSGKADDVGGLAYLNALAQNTPSAANIRRYAEIVRDRAVLRRLVSVADEISADAFNPQGKEVRQLLDEAESKVFSIAEEGARGNQGFLEIGPLLTQVVERIDTLYHTANPSDVTGTPTGFVDLDRMTSGMHGGELIIVAGRPSMGKTAFSMNIGEYVAVEYGLPVAVFSMEMPGTQLVMRMLGSIGRLDQHRMRTGRLTDEDWPKLTHAVQKMSEAQLFIDETGGLNPMELRSRARRLARQCGKLGLIIVDYLQLMSGSSQGENRATEISEISRSLKSLAKELDVPVIALSQLNRGLEQRPNKRPVMSDLRESGAIEQDADVILFIYRDEVYNPDSPDKGTAEIIIGKQRNGPIGPVRLTFLGQYTKFDNFAGAQTFYGE from the coding sequence ATGAACGCGCCGCAAGATCCCCAAATCGAATCGCTGAAAGTCCCGCCGCATTCGGTCGAAGCCGAGCAGTCGGTGCTCGGCGGCCTGTTGCTCGACAACGCGGCATGGGACCGGATTGCCGATTTCCTGTCGCAGGGCGACTTCTACCGCTACGACCACCGGATCATCTACGAGCACATCGGCCGGCTGATCGCGGCGACGCGCCCGGCCGACGTCGTGACCGTGTACGAAGCGCTGACCACGTCCGGCAAGGCCGACGACGTCGGCGGGCTCGCGTATCTGAACGCCCTTGCGCAGAACACGCCGAGCGCGGCGAACATCCGCCGCTACGCGGAAATCGTGCGCGACCGCGCGGTGCTGCGCCGGCTGGTGTCGGTCGCCGACGAAATCTCGGCCGACGCCTTCAATCCGCAGGGCAAGGAAGTCCGCCAACTGCTCGACGAAGCCGAATCGAAGGTGTTCTCGATCGCCGAAGAGGGCGCGCGCGGCAACCAGGGCTTCCTCGAGATCGGCCCGCTGCTCACGCAGGTGGTCGAGCGCATCGACACGCTGTACCACACCGCGAATCCGAGCGACGTCACCGGCACGCCGACGGGCTTCGTCGACCTCGACCGGATGACGTCGGGGATGCACGGCGGCGAACTGATCATCGTGGCCGGAAGACCGTCGATGGGTAAGACCGCATTTTCGATGAACATCGGCGAATACGTCGCGGTCGAGTACGGGCTGCCGGTCGCGGTGTTCTCGATGGAAATGCCGGGCACCCAGCTCGTGATGCGTATGCTCGGCTCGATCGGCCGGCTCGACCAGCACCGGATGCGAACCGGCCGCCTGACGGACGAGGACTGGCCGAAGTTGACGCACGCGGTGCAGAAGATGAGCGAGGCGCAGCTCTTCATCGACGAGACGGGCGGCCTGAACCCGATGGAATTGCGCTCGCGCGCGCGGCGTCTCGCACGCCAGTGCGGCAAGCTCGGCCTGATCATCGTCGACTACCTGCAGCTGATGTCGGGTTCGTCGCAGGGCGAGAACCGCGCGACGGAAATCTCGGAGATTTCACGTTCGTTGAAGAGTCTCGCGAAGGAGCTCGACGTGCCGGTGATCGCGCTGTCGCAGCTGAACCGCGGCCTCGAACAGCGCCCGAACAAGCGTCCGGTGATGTCGGATTTGCGCGAATCGGGCGCAATCGAACAGGATGCGGACGTGATCCTGTTCATCTATCGCGATGAAGTCTACAATCCCGACAGTCCTGACAAGGGGACGGCCGAAATCATCATCGGCAAGCAGCGTAACGGCCCGATCGGGCCCGTTCGGCTCACGTTCCTGGGGCAATACACGAAGTTCGACAACTTTGCCGGGGCGCAAACCTTCTACGGCGAGTAA
- the rplI gene encoding 50S ribosomal protein L9 has protein sequence MQIILLEKVANLGNLGDIVKVKDGYARNFLIPNRKARRATKEAIAEFEVRRAELEKIAAEKLAASQAVGEKLNGQTFEITQKSGVDGRLFGSVTNGDVAELLKKAGYEVEKLQVRMPEGPLKMIGEHNVQVALHTDVVVDVTINVIGDHA, from the coding sequence ATGCAAATCATTCTGTTGGAAAAAGTCGCCAATCTGGGTAACCTCGGCGATATCGTCAAGGTCAAGGACGGTTACGCTCGCAACTTCCTGATCCCGAACCGCAAGGCTCGCCGTGCAACGAAGGAAGCGATCGCCGAATTCGAAGTGCGCCGCGCCGAACTCGAAAAGATCGCCGCTGAAAAGCTGGCGGCATCGCAGGCAGTCGGCGAGAAGCTGAACGGCCAGACGTTCGAAATCACGCAGAAGTCGGGCGTCGACGGCCGTCTGTTCGGCTCGGTCACGAACGGCGACGTCGCGGAACTGCTGAAGAAGGCAGGCTACGAAGTCGAGAAGCTGCAAGTGCGCATGCCGGAAGGCCCGCTGAAGATGATCGGCGAGCACAACGTCCAGGTCGCGCTGCACACGGACGTCGTCGTCGACGTCACGATCAACGTGATCGGCGACCACGCGTAA
- the rpsR gene encoding 30S ribosomal protein S18, translating to MPRPTGKKFDKRRQQQNPLFKRKKFCRFTAAGVEQIDYKDTETLKDFIGENGKITPARLTGTKAHYQRQLDTAIKRARFLALLPYTDQHKA from the coding sequence ATGCCCCGCCCGACTGGTAAGAAATTCGACAAGCGTCGTCAGCAACAAAACCCGCTCTTCAAGCGCAAGAAGTTCTGCCGTTTCACGGCTGCCGGCGTCGAGCAGATCGACTACAAGGACACGGAAACGCTGAAGGACTTCATCGGCGAAAACGGCAAGATCACGCCGGCTCGTCTGACGGGTACGAAGGCGCACTATCAGCGTCAGCTGGATACGGCCATCAAGCGTGCGCGTTTCCTCGCGCTGCTGCCGTACACCGATCAGCACAAGGCGTAA
- the priB gene encoding primosomal replication protein N, whose protein sequence is MNRLQLTASVVERAPVRYTPAGVPIASATLHHRTEVVEAGIPRQVDMTIEAVAAGEASGKLESREMGVETLFTGFLAKKSRNARTLVFHITALQDIGKD, encoded by the coding sequence GTGAACAGGTTGCAATTGACGGCGAGCGTCGTCGAACGCGCACCGGTGCGATATACGCCGGCAGGTGTTCCGATCGCAAGCGCCACGTTGCATCACCGCACGGAAGTCGTCGAAGCAGGCATTCCCCGTCAGGTCGACATGACGATCGAGGCGGTGGCGGCCGGTGAGGCGAGCGGCAAGCTGGAAAGTCGTGAAATGGGCGTCGAAACGCTGTTCACGGGCTTCCTGGCCAAGAAAAGCCGCAACGCGAGAACCTTGGTGTTTCACATCACAGCATTGCAGGACATTGGAAAGGACTGA
- the rpsF gene encoding 30S ribosomal protein S6, protein MRHYEIVFIVHPDQSEQVPAMIERYKTTITSHGGQIHRVEDWGRRQLAYMIEKLAKAHYVCMNIECDQTTLDELEHAFKFNDAVLRHLIVKMKKAETGPSPMMKEVQREEAKKAAAAQPAEAQA, encoded by the coding sequence ATGCGTCATTACGAAATCGTATTCATCGTGCACCCCGATCAAAGCGAGCAAGTGCCCGCGATGATCGAGCGTTACAAGACCACGATCACGTCGCACGGCGGCCAGATCCACCGCGTCGAAGACTGGGGCCGTCGCCAACTGGCCTACATGATCGAGAAACTCGCGAAGGCTCACTACGTCTGCATGAACATCGAGTGCGACCAGACGACGCTCGACGAACTCGAACACGCGTTCAAGTTCAACGACGCCGTGCTGCGCCACCTCATCGTCAAGATGAAGAAGGCCGAAACCGGCCCGTCGCCGATGATGAAGGAAGTTCAGCGCGAAGAAGCCAAGAAGGCGGCTGCAGCTCAGCCGGCCGAAGCGCAGGCTTAA
- a CDS encoding anti-sigma factor family protein, with protein MDCNEARALLDADVDRELSAPDALRVQQHVEGCDACRRERARIVTLVQAVRQADYHRAPDALRASILASLPAAADAHAQAPSRAEPRPEPQSPPRARGRDRFSWLPGRGAAARPVSTGAGPRVAAWPGLGWGVALLMALAAAGGMGWSARHADVDRTVDELVASHVRADLSARDIDVISTDRHTVKPWFNGRLDYAPPVEDLAASGFALVGGRLDYVGRRRVAVLVYRHRQHVVDVYVQPAGERPAAPYATVSQGYALDRWSAAGMTWWAVTDAEPSALAAFRTALDARLAGTHGE; from the coding sequence ATGGACTGTAACGAAGCGCGAGCGTTGCTGGACGCGGACGTCGATCGCGAGCTGTCGGCGCCCGATGCGTTGCGGGTCCAGCAGCATGTCGAAGGGTGCGACGCGTGCCGCCGCGAACGGGCGCGGATCGTCACGCTGGTGCAGGCCGTGCGGCAGGCCGATTATCACCGCGCGCCGGACGCGCTGCGGGCGAGCATTCTCGCGAGCCTGCCGGCGGCCGCCGACGCGCATGCCCAGGCGCCGTCGCGGGCCGAGCCGCGGCCTGAGCCCCAGTCGCCGCCGCGGGCGCGCGGGCGCGACCGGTTCTCGTGGCTGCCCGGGCGCGGCGCGGCGGCACGACCGGTATCGACCGGTGCCGGGCCACGCGTGGCCGCGTGGCCGGGCCTCGGCTGGGGCGTCGCGTTGCTGATGGCGCTCGCGGCGGCGGGCGGCATGGGATGGTCCGCCCGCCATGCCGACGTCGACCGGACGGTCGACGAACTCGTCGCGAGCCACGTGCGGGCCGACCTGTCGGCGCGCGACATCGACGTGATCTCGACCGACCGGCACACGGTCAAGCCGTGGTTCAACGGCCGGCTCGACTATGCGCCGCCGGTCGAGGACCTTGCGGCGAGCGGCTTCGCGCTGGTCGGGGGCCGGCTCGACTACGTCGGGCGTCGCCGTGTCGCGGTGCTCGTCTACCGCCACCGGCAGCACGTGGTCGACGTCTACGTGCAGCCGGCCGGGGAGCGGCCGGCGGCCCCGTATGCGACCGTGTCGCAGGGCTATGCGCTCGACCGCTGGAGCGCGGCCGGGATGACGTGGTGGGCCGTGACCGACGCGGAGCCGTCGGCGCTCGCGGCGTTCCGGACGGCGCTCGACGCGCGGCTTGCGGGCACGCACGGCGAATGA
- a CDS encoding RNA polymerase sigma factor has translation MGQAGQAVDERAADDAVARGERFRALVLPHLDAAYNLARWLSGSAGDADDVVQDACMRALRFVDSCRGDNARPWLLTIVRHTWYTEWRRRTHAHEVALPDTLDDADVPDDWQPATEDPLAHLLRGENVRLVNAALAKLPPEYREVLVLREMEDLSYREIAAIADVPVGTVMSRLARGRRKLAALLGGAPAPAPATEGRPGRTPAGGTASEAIDGL, from the coding sequence GTGGGGCAAGCCGGACAGGCGGTCGATGAACGGGCGGCGGACGATGCGGTCGCGCGCGGCGAGCGGTTTCGCGCGCTCGTGCTGCCGCATCTCGACGCCGCGTACAACCTCGCGCGCTGGCTGAGCGGCAGCGCCGGCGATGCGGACGACGTCGTCCAGGACGCGTGCATGCGCGCGCTGCGTTTCGTCGATTCGTGTCGCGGCGACAACGCGCGGCCGTGGCTGCTGACGATCGTGCGTCACACCTGGTACACCGAGTGGCGGCGGCGCACGCATGCGCACGAGGTCGCGCTGCCCGACACGCTCGACGACGCCGACGTGCCCGACGACTGGCAGCCGGCCACGGAGGATCCGCTGGCGCACCTGCTGCGCGGCGAGAACGTGCGGCTCGTGAATGCGGCGCTCGCGAAGCTGCCGCCCGAATACCGCGAGGTGCTCGTGCTGCGCGAGATGGAGGACCTGAGCTACCGCGAGATCGCGGCGATCGCGGACGTGCCGGTCGGCACGGTGATGTCGCGGCTCGCGCGCGGCCGGCGCAAGCTCGCCGCGCTGCTGGGCGGCGCGCCGGCGCCGGCGCCGGCGACCGAAGGCCGGCCGGGCCGTACGCCGGCAGGCGGAACCGCATCGGAGGCTATCGATGGACTGTAA